NNNNNNNNNNNNNNNNNNNNNNNNNNNNNNNNNNNNNNNNNNNNNNNNNNNNNNNNNNNNNNNNNNNNNNNNNNNNNNNNNNNNNNNNNNNNNNNNNNNNNNNNNNNNNNNNNNNNNNNNNNNNNNNNNNNNNNNNNNNNNNNNNNNNNNNNNNNNNNNNNNNNNNNNNNNNNNNNNNNNNNNNNNNNNNNNNNNNNNNNNNNNNNNNNNNNNNNNNNNNNNNNNNNNNNNNNNNNNNNNNNNNNNNNNNNNNNNNNNNNNNNNNNNNNNNNNNNNNNNNNNNNNNNNNNNNNNNNNNNNNNNNNNNNNNNNNNNNNNNNNNNNNNNNNNNNNNNNNNNNNNNNNNNNNNNNNNNNNNNNNNNNNNNNNNNNNNNNNNNNNNNNNNNNNNNNNNNNNNNNNNNNNNNNNNNNNNNNNNNNNNNNNNNNNNNNNNNNNNNNNNNNNNNNNNNNNNNNNNNNNNNNNNNNNNNNNNNNNNNNNNNNNNNNNNNNNNNNNNNNNNNNNNNNNNNNNNNNNNNNNNNNNNNNNNNNNNNNNNNNNNNNNNNNNNNNNNNNNNNNNNNNNNNNNNNNNNNNNNNNNNNNNNNNNNNNNNNNNNNNNNNNNNNNNNNNNNNNNNNNNNNNNNNNNNNNNNNNNNNNNNNNNNNNNNNNNNNNNNNNNNNNNNNNNNNNNNNNNNNNNNNNNNNNNNNNNNNNNNNNNNNNNNNNNNNNNNNNNNNNNNNNNNNNNNNNNNNNNNNNNNNNNNNNNNNNNNNNNNNNNNNNNNNNNNNNNNNNNNNNNNNNNNNNNNNNNNNNNNNNNNNNNNNNNNNNNNNNNNNNNNNNNNNNNNNNNNNNNNNNNNNNNNNNNNNNNNNNNNNNNNNNNNNNNNNNNNNNNNNNNNNNNNNNNNNNNNNNNNNNNNNNNNNNNNNNNNNNNNNNNNNNNNNNNNNNNNNNNNNNNNNNNNNNNNNNNNNNNNNNNNNNNNNNNNNNNNNNNNNNNNNNNNNNNNNNNNNNNNNNNNNNNNNNNNNNNNNNNNNNNNNNNNNNNNNNNNNNNNNNNNNNNNNNNNNNNNNNNNNNNNNNNNNNNNNNNNNNNNNNNNNNNNNNNNNNNNNNNNNNNNNNNNNNNNNNNNNNNNNNNNNNNNNNNNNNNNNNNNNNNNNNNNNNNNNNNNNNNNNNNGAGAGCAGACAATTGTGGTTGAGGAGGTGTAACAATGTTTGTCTTCTTAGAAATGTCCTACATTTGACCACAAAATAAGTCCAATATTATATGCATCCAAATACAACAAATACATAACTAATTAAAGCAAATGTGAATAGAAATACTTACTAAAATTGGCTTTGCCAATCTGGCTGGCCAAATGATAAAATTTCCTGGAGCTTGTCCCACTGTTTGAACCTCCTCACTAGGCAGAGGAACACGAGCAGAAGAATCTTTAATATCTACAACCACCACTCTCAACATATCATCTGTAATAGCCTCAAGGTGGATGGTGCTtcccaaattatatattttacctaaGACACAAAAATGATGACAATTGTTGAGTAAAATGGTATAAATGACGTACTTAGCATATGTATAGAGAGTCAACAAGTATAGAGAGGCTGCAAGTATAGACAACATTGTGGTTCAAAGGCTAAATGCAGTTTCCTTGCAgatttcaaaatgattaaatatcAGGAATGTGGATGCAGATTTAAATGATTCAGCAATGATAGCAATGATACACTTGTGTTAAATTTACCTAAAGCCATCAAATGCAAGTGGGGATCATCAACATACAATTCACAATCAACAGGGACATCAGCACCATCCCCTGATTCCTCAGGAAGAGGACAACTCCCCTTTGTGCTAGCAACATGGGAAGCCCCCTTTGGTGGAACTTGAATAGCCAATCCTATGGATGCCATCTCTGATTTCATTTCTGCCAATAACTCATCCCTCAATTTTGGGAACAATTCTTtcttaaactcattttttaaCACCTTTTTATCGGATTCACTAAGTTGTGATAAAGTAACCTTTCGAGTAGGACCACCAAAGAATTGCTTGAGTCCTACCCCTTGTCCAACACCACAGATATATCCTGGATGCTCCGGACGTCCAATGGCAACCGCTAATATGTCATCCCGGCCTTCTTGAGTGAATGATCCTTGAGAGCTTTTTTCCACTAAGTTATCCTGAAAAAATATTGNTTTAGTTCATCTATTACATAATACATGCCAAAAAACATGACTGaagacattaaaattaaaattaggctTTTGTTATGAGTTTCTAACAATCTTCTCCGCTACAAGTCGAGTTTCTTCGGAAGTGTATTCTCCTGATGGCTTAGTGCGAGCtctcttccattt
This genomic interval from Vigna radiata var. radiata cultivar VC1973A chromosome 8, Vradiata_ver6, whole genome shotgun sequence contains the following:
- the LOC106770177 gene encoding uncharacterized protein LOC106770177 translates to MIREASSLATGDQSDLVSPPPRHEKWKRARTKPSGEYTSEETRLVAEKIDNLVEKSSQGSFTQEGRDDILAVAIGRPEHPGYICGVGQGVGLKQFFGGPTRKVTLSQLSESDKKVLKNEFKKELFPKLRDELLAEMKSEMASIGLAIQVPPKGASHVASTKGSCPLPEESGDGADVPVDCELYVDDPHLHLMALGKIYNLGSTIHLEAITDDMLRVVVVDIKDSSARVPLPSEEVQTVGQAPGNFIIWPARLAKPILDISKKTNIVTPPQPQLKYKVDLSFTLVVFSDSLSDAHHLRVHYIRLPLYLIHLRISEEPSSTKTNYHN